GATGTCGGTGCGGTACTGCTCACCGGCAATGGCCCAAGCCCCAAGGACGGCGGCTGGGCATTCTGTTCCGGCGGCGATCAACGCATCAGGGGCCGCACCGGGTATCAGTACGCCGGGGGCGAGACAGCAGAGACCGTGGATCCGGGCCGCGCGGGGCGCCTGCACATCCTGGAGGTGCAGCGTCTCATCCGCTTCATGCCAAAGGTGGTGATCGCCTTGGTCAATGGCTGGGCCGCCGGTGGTGGACACAGCCTGCACGTGGTGTGCGACCTGACATTGGCCAGTCGCGAACACGCGCGCTTCAAGCAAACCGACGCCGATGTGGGCAGCTTCGACGGCGGCTACGGCAGTGCATACCTGGCCAAGATGGTCGGGCAGAAATTCGCCCGCGAGATCTTCTTCCTGGGCCGGCCGTACACGGCCGAGCAGATGCACCACATGGGTGCCGTCAACGAGGTCGTCGACCACGAGCATCTGGAGACCGTCGCGCTGGAGTGGACCGCCGCCATCAACGAAAAGTCGCCGCAGGCACAGCGAATGCTGAAGTACGCCTTCAACCTCACCGACGACGGCCTGGTGGGACAGCAGTTGTTCGCCGGGGAGGCAACACGATTGGCCTACATGACCGACGAGGCCGTCGAGGGCCGCGACTCGTTCTTGGAGAAGCGCAAGCCGGACTGGTCGCCCTACCCCTGGCACTACTAGGCCCGAAAGGCCGGGCTTAGCAGGGGTTGGGACTACAGCGATGGCCGCCGCCGGACGTCGACGGCACCACGGAGGTGACCGTCGTCGTCGACACAATCGTCGTGGGGACCGTAACCGTGGCCGTACTCGTGACGGTGCTCGGTACGGTTTCCATCGTTGTCACCGTCTCCGTCGTGGACGATGTCACTGTCTCGGTTGCCGTCGAGTTAGAGGTCACCGTCCTGGTTTCCGTCTCTGTCGCTGTCCTGGTCGAGGTACCGATTTCCGTTGCGGTGACGGTCACCGGGGTTACCGCCGGTGCGGTGGAGACCGAATGGATCACCGGGGCCGGCACGTCACGGCCCGCCTCTCCCGATTGCGCGAGCGCGGCGTGAGCACCCACCGCCCCGGCGGCGATCATCACGGCCACCGCGCCGGTCACCGTGTACCACATCAGAATTCGGCCTCGCAGCTGTCCGATTCCCGCTGCCACCGATCGGGGGACGTCCAGGCGCACCGCCTGTCGGCCGCGCGTGGCGGACCGAAGCAGTCCACGAATGGCTGGATCGTTCATCGGCCCGGCCCCTGCGAGTAGGCGATCGGGGCGAGCACGCCGTCGGCAGCCCGCAGTTCGTCCTGCACTTGTGCGGGGGTCAGCCCGAGCATGTCCGCGAGGTCATCGATTCCCACCTCTGCGAACGCGCTGAGCACCGTGGCCACCCGTTGAACCTGCGTCAACCGGGACAGCGGGTTGGGTCCGGAGCTGGATTGCCCGGTCATCGTCAGGCGTGAATGCGCGATCAGCGCATGGACAAACCAGCACAACGTGAAGGTCTGGATCGACGGGTGTACCGGCCCCCGCCATTTGAGAGTGGCCTGGGCGATCGCCGTTTCCATCAAGCGCCTGGCGAGCTCCGGATCGTCGCATAGCAGGCTCGCGCACTCTTCGAAGATCGGCTTTTGAACCTCGAAGGTTTGCGACATCTCCTCTTCGCGCCGGGTGAGGTCGGCCGTTATCCGCAGCCCGGACGGCAGACCGAATTCCACCTGTTTGATCGCGGGAAACAGCGCCAACGTCAGCGCCAACAGTCCCACGAATGCCAGCACGCCCAGCAGCATGGGACTACGTACAAATGGGCCCACCGCCGCCGCGGCAATCGCGACCGCGACGGGCAGCATGATGCGCGGCTGGAGCAGATCCGTCCACCGCCGAGGCTCGGTCTTACACATCGCGGGTACCCCTCTGTTGAGCTGAGTGGGGCAATCGTCGATGAATCCCGGGATGGAAGCGCGAGTATCCGACTACTCGGTTTTGGCGCTATTTGGCAGCGCGTTCCATCCAGAAGTCGAGTTCGAGATCCTCTTCGGCACATTGGCGATACTTGGAGAAGTCGGTGACGCCGGCCTCGGTGAGCACCTCGTCGTCGATGAAGCTGTTTCCGGTGACCTCGCGGCTCGGCTTGATCAGAATCTCGTACGCGGCGTCGGCCATGATCTCGGCCGAACGACAGCGGGCAACCAGCTCCGCACCGAGGATGTTGCGGATTGCGGCGGTGTCGATCGTGGTGCGGGGCCACAGCGAGTTCGACGCGATGCCGTACTTACGCAGCTCGGCAGCCAGCCCGATGGCCACCAGGCTCATGGAGAACTTGGAGATGGTGTACGCGGTGGTGGTCTGGTCGAACCACTTGGGTTCCAAGGTGATCGGCGGCGAGAGGGTCAGGATGTGCGGATTGTCGGCCTCCTTGAGCGCCCCGATCGCCGACTTCGACAGCGAGAAGGCGCCCCGCGCGTTGATGTCCTGCATCAGGTCGTAGGCCTTCATCGAAATCGATTCCGACGGTGCGAGATTCAACGCACTGGCGTTGTTGACCACGATGTCGATCCCACCGAACTTCTCGACGGTCTGGGCCACCGCGGACGCCACCACCTCGTCGTCGCGAACGTCCCCGAGGATGGCGAGCGCATGACCACCGGCGGCCTCGATCTCCTCGGCCGCGGTGTAGATGGTGCCGGGAAGCTTGGGGTGCGGCTCGGCCGTCTTCGCCATGATCGCGACATTCGCGCCGTCGCGCGCCGCTCGGAGTGCGATCGCCAGCCCGATACCGCGGCTGCCTCCCGACATGATGATGGTCTTACCTGCCAGCGATCCCATAGAGCCACGTCCTTGTCGTCATTGGGTGAGTGAGGCCAGCGTAGGGCACCGCCGATACGCGAGACCGTGCGAGATCTATGTCACCGGGACCCGGCATTTCGCGCCCGTCGAAAGAGGAATACAGTTCTTACTCGTGAGTAAGAACTCGGTCAGCAGTCGCGTCAGTACAGCCATCGCGCGCGCGGCCATGCAGCCATATCCCAGCCCCTCACTCCTGCGGGCCAAGTTCGATCCCAACTACGGGGTCCCCCTCAAGGGCAAGCGTGTGCTCATCACGGGCGCCTCTTCCGGCATCGGCGAGGAAGCCGCGTACCGCTTCGGCCAGCTCGGAGCCAAGGTCATCGTGGTCGCCCGCCGCGAGGACTTGCTGAGCGAGGTCGCTGCCCGCATCACCGCGGGCGGCGGCGAGGCCGACGCCATCGCCTGCGACCTCTCCGACCTGGATGCCATCGACAAACTCGTCGAGACGGTGACAGAACGCCACGGCGGCATCGACATCCTGGTCAACAACGCCGGTCGTTCCATTCGGCGTGCCACCCACGAATCCCTGGACCGTTGGCACGACGCCGAACGGACCATGCAGCTCAACTACTTTTCGCCGTTGCGATTGATCCGCGGGTTCGCACCGGGCATGGTCGAACGCCGCAGCGGGCACATCATCAACGTGGCCACCTGGGGTGTGCTCAACGACGTGGTGCCCAAGTTCGCGGTGTACAACGCGTCCAAGGCAGCACTGTCGACGGTCAGTCGCATCGTGGACGCCGAGTACGGCAAGTACAACGTGCACACCAGCACGCTCTACTTCCCCCTGGTGCGTACCCCGATGATCGCCCCCACCGATGCCTTCACCGACGCACCCGCACTGACCTCAGCCGAGGCGGCCGAATGGATGGTGCTGGCAGCACGCGTGCGTCCCGCACGGATCGCCCCACGCTTCTCGGTGCTGGCCGCGACGGTGAACGCGGTGGCGCCCGAGCTGGTGACACGCATGGCGCGCACCGGTCCCGAAACCCTGGGTTAGTTCGGCCTGCCGTGGTAGACACGGCTCATGGAGATATTGTCCAGCCGAATATTGTTGCGTCCTAAGGACTATGACACGACGCTGGCGTTCTACCGAGACACGCTGGGGCTGGCGATCGCCCGCGACTACGGGGCGGGCATGGTGTTCTTCGCCGGCCAGTCGCTCATCGAGATCGCCGGGCACGGCCGCCCGGACAGTCCCCCGCCGCCGTTTCCGGGTGCGCTCTGGCTCCAGGTGCGTGACGTCTACGCCACCCAGACCGAGCTGGAAAGCCGGGGGGCGTCGATATCTCGCGTCGCGCGACAAGAGCCGTGGGGTCTGCATGAGATGCATGTCGCGGCGCCCGACGGCATCACGCTGATCTTCGTGCAGATCCCCCCGGACCACCCGCTACGCAAAGACACCCGGCAGTAACTCCTGCCGGGTGTCTTTTATGCGTCTTGGCTACTTCTTCAGGAACGGGAAGAAGTCAACGCCGGTGTGGTGAATGATCGTCGTCCGGGTGATCCACAGCAGCGCGATGAGAATGACCGCGCCAACCAGGGTGAACAGCGCCAGTCCCAGGAACTTCACGGCCGGGTTCGGGGCGACCACGGTGCCGTCGTCATTGGTGCCACCGGCACCCGACGAGTAGGCGACCAGGCCCGCCGCGAAGACGGCAGGCAGACCCGCACCGAGAATCAGCCCAACCACGAGCACCTTGCCGATGGCTTCCAAGTAGTTCATCGAGGATTCCTTCTCTTCGCTGGGGTGGCTAGACCGAAGCCGTGTCGTTGGCGGAGTCCTTCTTCGGAGCATCCTTGACCGACACCTCGTCGGACGCTTCGAGCTCGACCTCACGAACATCGGCGGGGACCACCGAGTTGGTGGATTCGTCCCAATCGGCGTTGACATTGCTGGAGTCGACCTTCTCCTGCTGCGCACGCCACCACATGTAGCCGGAGAGCACCACCAGCAGGGCGAAGATGATCAGGTCGCCGACCATCGGGGTGGTGAGGTTGCCGACCAGGTGCGACAGCCAGTAGGACAGCGCGCCGACGATGCCCGCGGCGGGCAGGGTGACCAGCCAGGCCAGCACCATGCGGCCGGCCACGGCCCAGCGGACCTCGGCGCCGGGCTTGCCGACCCCGGTTCCCAGGATGGAACCGGTCGCCACGTGGGTGGTGGACAGTGCCATACCGGCAGCACTCGAGCTCAGGATGATCGCGGCCGAGGACGCTTCGGCAGCCAGACCCTGCGGGGACTCAATCTCGACGAGGCCCTTGCCCAGGGTGCGGATGACGCGCCATCCACCCAGGTAGGTGCCCAGGCCAATGGCGATGGCGCAGCTGGCGATGATCCAGAACGGCAGGCCGGTCTCCTTGACGTTTCCGGTCAGGTGGCCGGTGGTGATGAGCGCCAGGGCGATCACACCCATGGTCTTCTGCGCATCGTTGGTTCCGTGCGACAGCGCGACCAGGGACGCAGTGGCGATCTGGCCCCAGCGGAAGCCCTCTTCACGCCGCTTCTTCACCACATTGCGGGTGATGCGGTAGACCAGCCACGTGCCGGCGGCGGCCACCAGGCCCGCGATCAGCGGTGCGGCGAACGCGGGAATGATCACCTTCTGCAGGATGCCGTCCCACTTGACGCCCGAGGTGCCGATCGCGGCGAGGGCGGCACCGATGAGGCCACCGAAGAGCGCGTGCGACGAGCTGGACGGAATACCGAAGAGCCAGGTC
The nucleotide sequence above comes from Mycobacteroides saopaulense. Encoded proteins:
- a CDS encoding SDR family oxidoreductase, encoding MSKNSVSSRVSTAIARAAMQPYPSPSLLRAKFDPNYGVPLKGKRVLITGASSGIGEEAAYRFGQLGAKVIVVARREDLLSEVAARITAGGGEADAIACDLSDLDAIDKLVETVTERHGGIDILVNNAGRSIRRATHESLDRWHDAERTMQLNYFSPLRLIRGFAPGMVERRSGHIINVATWGVLNDVVPKFAVYNASKAALSTVSRIVDAEYGKYNVHTSTLYFPLVRTPMIAPTDAFTDAPALTSAEAAEWMVLAARVRPARIAPRFSVLAATVNAVAPELVTRMARTGPETLG
- a CDS encoding VOC family protein; translated protein: MEILSSRILLRPKDYDTTLAFYRDTLGLAIARDYGAGMVFFAGQSLIEIAGHGRPDSPPPPFPGALWLQVRDVYATQTELESRGASISRVARQEPWGLHEMHVAAPDGITLIFVQIPPDHPLRKDTRQ
- a CDS encoding inorganic phosphate transporter yields the protein MDATMIILVLLIATALAFDFTNGFHDTGNAMATSIATGALKPKTAVLLAGVLNLVGAFLSVEVAVTVTTSVIKVQDSKTGHLLPNITPSMGLTIIFAGLIGGILWNLLTWLFGIPSSSSHALFGGLIGAALAAIGTSGVKWDGILQKVIIPAFAAPLIAGLVAAAGTWLVYRITRNVVKKRREEGFRWGQIATASLVALSHGTNDAQKTMGVIALALITTGHLTGNVKETGLPFWIIASCAIAIGLGTYLGGWRVIRTLGKGLVEIESPQGLAAEASSAAIILSSSAAGMALSTTHVATGSILGTGVGKPGAEVRWAVAGRMVLAWLVTLPAAGIVGALSYWLSHLVGNLTTPMVGDLIIFALLVVLSGYMWWRAQQEKVDSSNVNADWDESTNSVVPADVREVELEASDEVSVKDAPKKDSANDTASV
- a CDS encoding SDR family oxidoreductase, with translation MGSLAGKTIIMSGGSRGIGLAIALRAARDGANVAIMAKTAEPHPKLPGTIYTAAEEIEAAGGHALAILGDVRDDEVVASAVAQTVEKFGGIDIVVNNASALNLAPSESISMKAYDLMQDINARGAFSLSKSAIGALKEADNPHILTLSPPITLEPKWFDQTTTAYTISKFSMSLVAIGLAAELRKYGIASNSLWPRTTIDTAAIRNILGAELVARCRSAEIMADAAYEILIKPSREVTGNSFIDDEVLTEAGVTDFSKYRQCAEEDLELDFWMERAAK
- a CDS encoding 1,4-dihydroxy-2-naphthoyl-CoA synthase is translated as MTPDDGQTANPFDPTRWRPVPGFEDLTDITYHRHVSQGTVRIAFDRPEVRNAFRPHTVDELYRTLDHARMTSDVGAVLLTGNGPSPKDGGWAFCSGGDQRIRGRTGYQYAGGETAETVDPGRAGRLHILEVQRLIRFMPKVVIALVNGWAAGGGHSLHVVCDLTLASREHARFKQTDADVGSFDGGYGSAYLAKMVGQKFAREIFFLGRPYTAEQMHHMGAVNEVVDHEHLETVALEWTAAINEKSPQAQRMLKYAFNLTDDGLVGQQLFAGEATRLAYMTDEAVEGRDSFLEKRKPDWSPYPWHY